A window of Quercus robur chromosome 12, dhQueRobu3.1, whole genome shotgun sequence genomic DNA:
taTGCTGCTATTTTACATTTTGCTTTAAGTTGATTGATGCAAGCTATTTCAAAATCTATGTATCTATAAACCAATTAATTTGACTGTAGCACTTGTGCCATTTAGCAGATCTTTCTGATTGTATTTGTTCCAtttcaggaattttttttctttctaatttaaataatttaatctaTGTATCTTATTTTGCCTTTTTTGATTATATTTTGGATAATATGCCTGCTCTTTATTGTATTGCAATTAGAGGTTTAGCTGGTTAGCAGTTGGTTGCCAATTACGTTTGATGTTGGATTTAAATTATGTGGCATGCGTACAATTATTTTTAGGCTATTTAAAGAAGCACTTACAATTTTAgcacattttcttctttaaccattggtaacaattttttaaaatttgtaaataacACTAATAAGCTTGATGTGACAACCTTTGTAGTAGTTTACCAAGAATTTTTTAGTAAGACATtcaattttttggtatttgtgaATTTAGGATCCTAATATAAATGGCATCGCATACATGATTAAAATCTTAATTCTTGTGTTAAAACACTAGTGGCCTAAATTGAAACACCAggaaatatgttttttttttttttttttaatgtataaatcATTCAttctattaatttgtttttgcaGATACATTAATCATTAACACTTCTAATTTGTTTTTCAGATACATCCCTTGCAGGACAGGCCATCAATGTGTGCGTCAAAATGTTCTATATGAAGGAGAGACAAAAGCATGGGAGCATGTTGAGCTTTCATCTGTATAATCCAGataatatttgtttaaaatttcacGGCAAATGTGTAAATTAAAATTCTGTTAACTGATGCTTTGCAAATTACAAACAATGATTGTTACTAGTCAATTGTTTTGTCAACTAGcatattctaaattttaatatcttttatttttaggttATTTTTTGGGGGTGTGGGGAAGTTGAGTCAGTTATTGAATTAGATTTTTCTGTGTTGGTTGAAGCCGAACTAGGCTTGATATTTGGGCAACTCTTCTAAGTTATAACCTTCATTTGCCTAATGAACTGAATAATAATGATACGCATGGACAAgtgtgtttttcttctttttacgCTATGTTCAGTCAGATTAGAGCGACCTTTGGCAAGCAGTATTTTACAGTTTCTGCAATTCTAGAGCTGGCTGGTCGAAACAATGGCACCCAAGAAAGGAATTCAAGGCTGAACCTACTCCAGGATAGAAAAATCTGAAACTCCACAAATTGCTAACCATTATGATCAATTCAACCTACACTTGGAGGAAGAAATGTCACTTGGTTATTATATGATGcatccctctccctctctctttttctccccCATGTTTAAATCACTAGGCcttgaaaataaattgttaGCTTTGTGATTGGGTCGGGTCACTGATCCTACCGGCCTTGAAAGGagattatttcttttatgattttatcttttgatttattttcttaataagctaaaccctttttttaataacttatcATTTTATACCTTAACTTGAACATTAACAACATACATTTCTATATTGTCATTTACggatttgattattaaaatattttctacaaaaaGAGAAACATTATTGTGCTCTCTTTATATTTATGTTGCATGAAAAGAGCTTAATAATAAATACTGTATTTAGCATGTCaccataataattttataagagAATTTGATTCCTAGATATGAACCTCACAAAACAGGATAAATACCACCAAACCATATGACTATTAAGTTACTAACCTGAGGGAATTGTCAGATACTCGAAAAGGTTTAGATACTCtcgtttcttaaaaaaaaaaagttatataatttattaatttttgctaATAtggtatataattttatttttaggtattttaaaattgatttgtctaattttttaacatattttttttatataaataatttttaatttactaTGCGGTTAAACTAATAACGGCCACCAACATGTAGGTGGCATAGTTAGTAAGATATCAGGTCAACAAGTCCCAGGACTTGGGTTTGAGCCTCAACAATTAGCTATTTGTTGGTGCTCTTTATATCCCATTTCCATCCCAATTGGTCGACGATTGGAAGTATGAGTTTCACCTAGAAGTAGATAAAGTGCTACTATGGTCACGCTCAGGGAAGAAAGCCATGTTAGTCACTCTTTTctacacattttttatttaccaaaaaaaaaaaccagtaacGGCCAATGAGCCTATATCAACGATCAAGTCAGACTTTgatgccaatttttttttagaaaatacttTGGTGCCAATTTAGCGAGGTGGTGTGTCACAACATTGATACCATACCAAATTCATGTACAGAGCCACAGGTAGTAACTCTGTGTGCTTAGTTTTAAGACCAGCGTAAATTTATCTTTTCAATTGTACTCTCTACCATTTCCAGCGGGTGGTAGAGGTTGACCAAGTTAGAAAGGCGTCCCTTCCCTCCACaattttatccaaacaaacagatAGCATAGgataaagtaataataatacctGCTCCCGAGTCTCCACTCTCTCCGCTATGTAGTTTCCTTAATATCCCAAAAATCCCTTCTTCATGGCTTCTTTGCCTTCAGTTGCTGTTACTCGCACTCTCAAACTCGACCCAGATTTCAGGAAGCACCCCACCACCGAAAAGGTAATTCCTTCTTTTCTAAATTACTTTCTAAATTCTTTATTGATGCCACTTTTTGCTATAAAAGTATTAAAatcttgtaatatatatatatatatatatatgtgtgtgtgtgtgtgtgtgtgtgtgtgtgtgtgtgtgttggttATACATGTTTTGTTACAAGAAACCTTACTATAAGACTTGTATATATAAAGACAATAtgggtgtgtgtatatgtgtgttcCAAACCATCCTCCATGTTTGTGTTGTTTGCATTTCTTTGTGATGGATAACATGTTCAAAATACTATAGTTACTAAAACTTTTTTGTTAGTGTATCATTTCTAAAGTACTTGTACTTGCTTTTAAGAGCTGAATCAGGACAACTTTCAGTTTAATGTTAACTACCTGATGCCACAATTTAAGGTTGCTGTATGTATATTAGCTAAGGCACTTTGAATTTAATGTGCTTTATCAAACCTGGGATGATCCTAAATCTGCGTCAATGTATCTCAGAGTCCAAGCTTCTCATATCAGAGAAATCAGACACTGACCCATTTGGATGGAAGTTCAGAAAAAAGGTCGGTGGACTTCCGAGAAGCACTTTCAATGATGAAAGAGGGGACGAAGTTCGAATCTTCTTATTATGTCCCCCTCTTGCAAGAATGCATAAACAAAAATTCGGTTTCGGAAGCACAGATTGTTCATGGGCATATTATGAAAACAGTAACACAAGAAGATTTGTTTGTCATGACGTTCCTGATTAATGTTTATGCAAAATGTGGAAGCATGGAAAATGCTCAGAAGGTCTTTGACAATTTGCTTAGAAGAAATGTTGTTTCATGGACAACCCTAATGACTGGTTATGTTCAAAATTCGCAGCCTGAGATTGCCATCCAGATTTTCCAAGAAATGTTGGAGGCTGGGGCTTATCCTACAAATTACACTCTAGGAACTGCTTTGAATGCTTGTTCTTCATTGTACTCTGTCATGTTGGGGAAGCAATTTCATGCCTATATTATCAAATACCAGATTGACTTTGACACAAGTGTTGGCAATGCCCTTTGTAGCTTTTACTCCAAACTTGGCAACTTAGAATCTGCTATTAAAGCCTTTCAGAGGATTAGGGAAAAGAATGTGATCTCATGGACTGCAGTTATATCGGCTTGTGGTGATAATGGAGAAGCTGCAAGGGGTTTGAGGTTTTTTGCTGAGATGCTTGCTGAGGACATCATACCCAATGAGTTCACCTTGACTAGTCTCTTGAGCTTGTGTTGTACAATGCTGTCTTTGGGTGTAGGGGCACAAATTCACTCATTAAGCATTAAACTTGGCTATATGTCCTCTCTACCCATTAAAAATTCTATCATGTATTTGTATCTTAAATGTGGATGTATTAGTGAGGCTGAgaaattgtttgataaaatggaAACTTTTAGCCTGGTTACATGGAATGCAATCATTTCTGGCCACTCCCAGATGATGGATTTTGCAGAGGATGATCTTTCAGCATACCAAAGTGGATGTGAGGCacttaacattttctttaaattgaacCAGTCAGGCATGAAACCTGATTTATTCACCTTCTCAAGTATCCTAACTGTATGTAGTAGATTGGTGGCCGTAGAACAGGGGGAACAAATTCATGCTCAGATCATTAAATCTGGGTTTTTGTCAGAGGTGGTAGTCGGCACTGCACTAATTAATATGTATAATAAGTGTGGAAGCATTGAGAAAGCAACTAAGGCTTTTGTGGAGATGAATACAAGAACTATGATATTGTGGACTTCTATGATTACAGGTTTTTCTCAGCATGGCCAGTCTCAACAAGCGCTGCAGCTCTTTGAGGATATGAGACTAGCTGGTGTTAGACCAAACCAGATTACTTTTGTGGGTGTTCTATCTGCTTGTAGCCACGCTGGAATGGTCAAGGAAGCTCTCAGTTACTTTGAGATGATGCAAAAGGTATATAAGATTAGGCCTGTAATGGACCACTTTGCATGCCTGATTGATATGTTTGTGAGGTTGGGTCGGTTAAATGAAGCTTttgattttatcaagaaaaatgattttgagcCCAATGAGTTTATATGGTCGCTCTTGATGGCTGGATGTAGAAGTCATGGGAATTTAGAATTGGGTTTTTATGCTGCTGAACAATTACTCAAGCTCAAACCAAAAGACACCGAAACTTATGTCTTGGTGTTGAATATGTACCTCTCTGCTGGTAGATGGAAGGATGTTTCTAGGGTGAGAAAAATGATGAAAGAAGAGAAGCTCAAAAAGTTACATGATTGGAGCTGGATTAGCATAAaaaacaaggtttattcattTAAACCAAATGACAAGTCACATTTTCGTAGTGCAGATATTTACAAATCATTGGAGAACTTGCTCGACCAGGCAAAGAGCCTTGGTTATGAGTCACTAGAAACTTTGGAGGTAACCGATGGCGATGAAGAAAAGACATACTCTTCTACTGCATATCACAGTGAAAAGTTGGCCATTGCATTTGGGTTGTTGAACACGCCAAATGCTGCACCAATACGAGTTATCAAGAGTATCTTTATGTGCAGGGACTGCCATAATTTTGTTAAGTTCATCTCATTACTGACTGCTAGGGAAATTGTCATTCGAGATAGCAAGCGGCTTCATAAATTTGTCAATGGACACTGTTCTTGTGGAGAATTTAGTGGTCTTTTTTGATATCCTTGTCTGGGTGAGTGGGATAAATTCAAAAGGTTGTTACTCTCGTTAAActttaacatgttttttgaGGTTGACTGATGGAGAGGCGTGTTGTGTAGTCCCTTTTGTTTTCATACAAGGTCAAATACAAAGTTCATACCAACCCTATGGTACATTTGGTATACTAAATTCTGATTAACTAAGAATAGGAATGGATAGTAATACAAAAGTCTGAATGTAATAACTATTCGGTAATAGCACAATCATACAATAATAGAACTTTGAGTATGTAGTCAAGAGTGTTGTAACTCAAACATAAATTAtgatttaaacaacattatttgTGTTATGGTATCCACAAAAAGGTGTGTTtgtgcaaaataaataaatttttatccaAGGAAGGAAACAACTACATTAACAAGAAATAGGAGTACAAAAATTATCGGAACAATCAAACTCTTAACAGGATGCTACATAGACTATAAAATCTAGAAGTTGG
This region includes:
- the LOC126708017 gene encoding pentatricopeptide repeat-containing protein At4g21065-like, with the protein product MASLPSVAVTRTLKLDPDFRKHPTTEKSPSFSYQRNQTLTHLDGSSEKRSVDFREALSMMKEGTKFESSYYVPLLQECINKNSVSEAQIVHGHIMKTVTQEDLFVMTFLINVYAKCGSMENAQKVFDNLLRRNVVSWTTLMTGYVQNSQPEIAIQIFQEMLEAGAYPTNYTLGTALNACSSLYSVMLGKQFHAYIIKYQIDFDTSVGNALCSFYSKLGNLESAIKAFQRIREKNVISWTAVISACGDNGEAARGLRFFAEMLAEDIIPNEFTLTSLLSLCCTMLSLGVGAQIHSLSIKLGYMSSLPIKNSIMYLYLKCGCISEAEKLFDKMETFSLVTWNAIISGHSQMMDFAEDDLSAYQSGCEALNIFFKLNQSGMKPDLFTFSSILTVCSRLVAVEQGEQIHAQIIKSGFLSEVVVGTALINMYNKCGSIEKATKAFVEMNTRTMILWTSMITGFSQHGQSQQALQLFEDMRLAGVRPNQITFVGVLSACSHAGMVKEALSYFEMMQKVYKIRPVMDHFACLIDMFVRLGRLNEAFDFIKKNDFEPNEFIWSLLMAGCRSHGNLELGFYAAEQLLKLKPKDTETYVLVLNMYLSAGRWKDVSRVRKMMKEEKLKKLHDWSWISIKNKVYSFKPNDKSHFRSADIYKSLENLLDQAKSLGYESLETLEVTDGDEEKTYSSTAYHSEKLAIAFGLLNTPNAAPIRVIKSIFMCRDCHNFVKFISLLTAREIVIRDSKRLHKFVNGHCSCGEFSGLF